DNA sequence from the Malus domestica chromosome 11, GDT2T_hap1 genome:
GTGCTTCCAGTTCAATTACCTAAAAAGAGGTAACTTAACGTCACTTAAAAGTAAATTCACAAGAACAGTAAACATTATTGACTACTAGATAGAATAATGCTGCATAACGAAACACTAATTGGAGTCGATTGCTCCACATAAAACTTTAGGCATGTGCTTAAGTTGCAGAGTGAAAAGTGCTATCTATGATTTCTGAGCAAAGACCATAActatacaaaacaaataacatgtTTACCTGACCAGGGCCTAGTCTAGCAATTATAATATCTCCACTCGTGGGGTCAATTGGATTGTCGGAAAATTCTGGCAAGGAATCCTGACTGCAAGTAAACGATgtatatgttttttgttttgaggATGACTCTGGGTTGGTATCTTGTGATTCCAAGGGAAACTCACTCCCATTTGGCAACCAAATCAATTCTTTTGACTTTACTGCATAAAATGTTGCAAAGTCATcataaccaaaaagaaaattccAACCAACAGTCTTGAAGAAAGATAGGTCTATAAAACTTACTGAGAATCTAAGACACAGAACCATACCTGAAGTACGCTGTCCCCCCTCGTTTACATTGTACATGGAGCTTAAAAACAATGGTGTTCTTCTCATTTGATGTATTATTTCCTAAAGGTAAAACATGACAGGAAAGAACTCAGCGACTCAAATATGTATaggaaataaacaaaatatgaaTTTGGTTTATATAAAAGAATGGAAATACCAAACCATAGTACCTGTAAATTCAAATAATCTGGGGTCAACCTTTATCGGAATGAGACCCAACCTGTGGGCAAGTACTTCATCTTGGATCACTGATGTATTGTCTGCAATAAGAACTTTTTCAATAGCCATTGTGGGAACCTGCAATTGTATATTAAAACAAGTTTAGATCAGCGTTGGGAATACATACTGCCAACTGAATAGCAACTCTCATAAACACACCTAGCCTTAACCCAAGGAAATAAGAGAAGTAGTTACAAACTTCCATCTGATGTACATTACAAAGCgggaaaaacataaataaaagcgGGGAATTGAATAGCATAAAACTTCTCCCTCCCGTTGATCAAAGATAAAAGTTTCCCCCCTTTGCACAACTAAATCGTTAAGTCAAGAAATGAAGATGAGGGGATAAAATGAAAGtccaggaaagaaaaaaaaaataaaaaaaacatgattATTTATTATATTCAGAAGATTAAGCCAACTAAAACAAACTCATGGCAGCAGAAGTAACTAATTTACACAAGTTTTGTTCTTGGAAACAATGACACAAACTTGTTAGTAACCCAAGAAATTAACCATGCAACCACTCAAACCTTTTTTTAGAAGTAACAAGTTGAAAACAAAACCCTCAAGTACACGGATACATATTCTTTTCCTTGATGCTTAAGCAGTAACCACTATGTCAATACAAAGAAGATGACACTTGGGCCCATGAAAATGGTATTATGAATATAGAACTAGTATATGAACTTCATACAATACTGACAACTGATGAAGCATAATTTAATCAACCATACTCAAGTACTCATGAATTTAATCAAACCTCAGCTATGAGGATTCTCCGGAATGCATTGGCAAGTGCTGGATCAATGCTGATCATATCAAACTCCATCTCATCCTCCGTAAGATTAATAACTTCAACTTTAAAGTTGTCACAGAAGCTATCCAATAAGTTATTATCGACTCCCATTGATGCATAAGCACCATTATACCGAAAAGTATCAGTCTGTAAACAccaaaagttaaaacatgtaagAAATAAGAACAATAAAAACTCATCAATGCATTTCCTCAATTTCACATtgagaaaaatgaaacaaaatcaTGGGCACGTACAGATTTCTCATTTCAgagaacaaaaattgaaaaacacaaaaaaaaggtTATGGAAAAACTGTTACATGAATGGGAGCATCAGCCTTGCACTCGACATGCGTCCTCTGGAATTCGATATTTGGGGGCATGTTGAAacgattattattattatttctgcCACGATTGGAATTTTAGGGAAACGAGTGCTGAAGAGGCTGAGTCTGAGCAGCAAATATTTGTGGAGATGGCGTAGGAACCAATGGTGCCTGAGACTGCATAGAGAATGCATGAAAATGCTCAGTTGCAGATGAAGAGACTGCTTGATTTCGACGAGCCATAGAGAGTTCCTTGGTGAGTAAAAGACCATGCAAATGCAATTTATCGAGAGAGGTAGACGAGAGACGAAGCATGATTGAATCAATAAAGGATTcaaaagttgaatatcagagtgcgcaacgaacgagattaacaaaataataggaatgtTATTAAATAAACGaaaatgccgaaacggctacaaaaccttaagaggctacattgtgactagcTTATTCTAAACTGAATAACAAGcatgctatttataataaactaaccctaacctAAAAATGTAAGAAACCGAAACCCTAATgttaacgggctaagcccagaaaaccaaatattcaaataaactaaaatcctaatattttccaacaccccccgtcaaactcatggcggtatacgacatgagtttgcaaacaagcagatgcggactGGCAGAcatgcaaacttgacttgactggcGAACTTGACTTGACTGACAAAACTGGCAAACtgattcttgattcttgactTAACTTGACTGACAAACTGGCAAACTGACAAACTGGCAAACTGACAAACTGACAAACTGGTTTttgattcttgattcttgactTGATTCTTAATTCTGGTTGGCAAACTGGCTAGAGTTGAGAGTATAGAAAGAACCCGTCACTAAACGGACGAGATTTCCATATCTCAATTGTAGCAACGAAcgaacaaacaaacacaaatactaTCACTTGAGTGGTCACAATTCCAAACACTCAAATGACGGTCACAAAACAATCCCAAATAGGGCAACAATTCGTGTGGACCTAAAAACAAACTTaatcatttttttcttgttaCCCGTGTGGGCCTCAAACTAACAGCaaacggtttttttttttccttctcttttttttttattccttttttctatcctttccttccttcccatttttctttcttttttctttctggaCTAACGAGTGCAAAGTGCAGCAGCAGCAAAACTGGGCACACGAGTGCATGCTGGTTCGACGAAGGTACGGCTTTGGTGATTCTGGCAACATGAAGCAGGTCATGTCGTCTGGGGTTGCGGAAGTGGTGCAGCAACGGGTCTGTGCAGGCGTGCAGAGGGTGCTGATGCAGTGCAGGAAACGGTGTGGTGATGCGGATGCGGCTGGTGTTGGATGGTAGGTTCGGCGCGGCAGTGGATGCTGGTCGAGAATACAGGCAACAGTGTATACGGGAACAATAGTAGATGATGGATCAACTTGATCCAGCGTCGGCGCGAGTCCAAACTTTAATTCCAGAAACTTCTttcgttcctttttttttcttttccaactatATGAATGACAAACAAAAAACCAAccagaaaatgaaaatattcCACGATCGAAACTGGAAAAATAAACAAACGCCAATAACGAACAAAACAAGACGAACAAGACGAACAAACAAACTGATACGAATCAAGGgcagattaaatcccgaaggatcaaacctgctctgataccaagttgaatatcagagtgcgcaacgaacgagattaacaaaataataggaatgtTATTAAATAAACGaaaatgccgaaacggctacaaaaccttaagaggctacattgtgactagcTTATTCTAAACTGAATAACAAGcatgctatttataataaactaaccctaacctAAAAAGGTAAGAAACCGAAACCCTAATgttaacgggctaagcccagaaaaccaaatattcaaataaactaaaatcctaatattttccaacataaAATTCATCAGGCCATCCATAAAGAGTGGCTGCAATTAGGTCACTATAAGACACCGAAGCTTCAAAAAAGTGGCTCCCACAGCTAAAGCTCGACctaatcaaatttgaaaattggAAAATAATAAGTTGTTTGGTTTAGATTCAGTTTAATCATGACATGTTTGGAAATGCTTTATGCTTCCATAGTTTGCTATAATCTCTTTTGAGGGTCTATAACTTAAAAGTTTTGAGAAAGCTTTACATGAAACAGAGACAGAAAAGAGTCACACAATGAGAGGCAAATATTATAGCTATGATACCGGGATATGCAAGTTTTTCTCGGCCTATAGAAGTGTAAAGCTTCACATGAAAGGACATCAAGATTTCAGTCGAGGAAAGCAATGTTGGTGGTGCCAGGGCACTTAGAATAGATGATACACTCAACAATTGGCACAAAAATATCAAAGGTGACAATCAAAATTTCTGTGTAAGGCATAATCCATAGCGCAAGCAATGTCCTTTCCTCTCCTAGCAAAAAGGAAGGCACAGATTCCTCAAGGATTGAGAATCTTCATAGACTTCCAGCAAGATCACAACATCACAGCTACATTACAAGTCGTCTTTAAGTCCTAAATGAACGAAGATAACAGTAAAACTTCAACAAGGTATGCTTCACCTCGAATGCTACGTTGAAAATGAATCACACATTGATTGGAGGAGGAACCTTGCATGAGCTTGTAAGTTGGATTACTCTCAGGATTTGCGAGGAACGCGTGAGAAGTAACCATGGCCCGGAAAGATTGTCTTCGAAGAATCGCTCTCAAAGCAAGACAGAATCAGCCCTACTGTGTCAGCCAAATGAAGGCCGCCTGAAACCCCAAAATCTTGAGGACATAATCAACAAActtaaaacatttttaacaaCTTGAGTGATATTGTGGATTACTTTACTTAAGAGAATAAAGatgattaataataaaaaaacattcctTGAGAAGATGATACCTGAACCTGGAGAATTGGATCAAATTGACCATCAGCTTCAAATCCTCTTCCCAACTATGTCTATGTAAGGGATGTGGGATATTTTGTGCCAGTAGCGTCCTTTTCCTCGTTGGCATCTCTCTTCTAGCATAGGACACCCATAGATCCAAAGTTGCCTAAGCGAAAGAGGTAGACACTCCTCTGGAATGGATGCTAACTTTGGACATTTGAAAAGGCTCAGAGATTGAAGGGAGGTGAGGAATTGAAAGCCCTTGCTGCTCAGTTTCTTCAGATTCAGAAAGCCATGTATTCGGAGATCAGTGAGAGATTTGGGGAGGAGCGTCTCCATCTGGGCCATGTCGGGTGGAAACGACACCGTATCCGGATCATTGCCGTAGATCCACAACTTTCTAAGAGAGGTGAGTCTGTGCAATCCCCACTCCAACTCCCAAAATGACTTACAGCTCTTGACCTTCCAAATTGTAAGTGATGTGAGGTTGGGGGGAAAGGAGCAACTCAAACCTTCACGGTAGTCAATCATCAATTCCTCAAGAGAGTTGAGATTCTGCATGTATTCTGGCAACACCTTCAATTTGTCGCAATCTGTGATCTCGACCTCTCTCAGCTTGGAGGCTATTCTCCCCTTACTCAGTCTGGGGATGGAAACAAGACTTTCACAGTGATAAATATCCAACGTTTGAAGATTGATGAGGTGGCGTAAGCCATTCGGTAAGGATTTCAGATTTTGGCACTTCCAGATCCTAACATATTCAAGACAGTGATTAGTATTGTCGCAGAAGAACTCGTCCTGTGCTATTAACTCCAGCTGTGAACAATCGTACATCTCAAGGTGTTTAAGTGTCCTGAGAAGCTGGCCACTCAATGACAACGACGTCAGAGATTGACATTCCTGGATTTTCAAGTACTCAAGACAATTGTGAGAAAAAGACGACGGCCAAGAACCAATAACCTCCTCATCTACTAGTGATTTCAAACTTTTGCAATCTCTTATCTCTATTCTTCTGAGATTTTGGGGAATCTGGAATTTTGCAAAATATATCAATGAATGGCACTCTGTAATCTTGATGTTTTTAAGAGAAGGTGGCAGACCAATGTCTGGAAAAGAAACTAGAAGTGAACATCTGTGTATGCAAAGCTCTTGAAGAGATGACAACTGATTTAACCCTTCTGGTAGCTTTAAAAGATTTTCGCACTTATTTAGCTCCAAACATTCAAGCTTGCACTCCAATATTTGCAATTGCAACAACTCTTCTGCTTCTTTGCCCAATTCTTCAACTAGAGGAGAGTTGTCTTCAATTTCCAAACGGCCAAGAGAAGTCAACTGCTGCAATAATCTACCCTCATTCTTCAATGAAGACATCAGCTCCTCACATCCATTAATCTTCAAATCTCTAACCTTGGTTAATCCCTTCTTGAACAATTCCCCTGTTTGCAGAGACAGCAGTTCCGAAATGTTTGAAAGGCATAAGGACTCTAACAACTCAAACTCAACCTTAGCAGCTGTATGCACAAACACTTTACAACCATCAATGTTTAACTGACGAAGTTGTTTGTAGTTGGCAATCGAAaccactaattcttcacatttaaCAATTTCAAGCTTTGTTAAAGAATTGAGGTTCTCTGGCAGCTTACCCCCCAGTTTAGAACATTTTTTTACGAAGAGTGTTTTCAGGCAAGGGAAAGTACCACTTATGTGATCCAGTTGGAAAGGAAGCCATTCCTTCCAATGCTGCATATCCACAAACTCAAGAGTCTCTAATAGCGGAAAAGGCAAGATACACTCTCCATAAAACTCAGCACCAACACTTTCCACTGCATTCATTCCCCTAATATAAAGTTCTTTGAGATGAGGCAATTGTCCAAGAGGTGGCAACAATAAACAATTGTTGCATTCCTCTAAGCGCACAAGCACCATATTAGAGAACAAAGGAACTCCAACCCATGATGAAAATTCATTTCCGTCATAGCTCTTGATGGTGAGCTCCTTGAGCTTTGTATGAGGCTGTAACATGTCAAGCACAGCGGATTCCATTTCTCTTGTGTCGCTTGAATGAGACCATTCTAGGACCAACGAATCAATCCCTTCCTTGCATTTTAGGTTGGTCCTCCGAGCATCCTCGACTTCAATCACATTCTCCAATCTTGAGATGCACAATGTCCCGCAGAGATGCAATAGGAACTCTATCTCTCTTATCCTTGATTGACCACTATCATCACTAACCACAAAATTAGACAATGATTGGAGATTCACCAATTTACCTAGTTGTGGAGGCATTCCTTCCAATGAATATGCAACTGAGTTGTTGAGATGGCgcaaattaattagattactcaTGTTCGCAGGCAATGACTTCAATTTAGAACAACCTTCCAATATCAATGTTTGCAGGTTGTAAAGAGTGCTTGTTGATTTAGGCAAACTGATTATATCTGTGTAGGAAAGGTCAAGATAATGTAACAACCTCAAATCACTGATTGACTCTGGCAGCTCAGTTATTGCATAGCCATTCAAAGAGAGCACACGTAAGTACTGCAACTGTGGTAATAACTCAAAAAGAACCTTATGAGACAAATATTTACTCCAACCCCTGGAATCTGAAAGCGAAAGTGGCAGGAATGTTCGCAAACGTTCAACTTTAGGAAAGTCCTCAAATCTCATAACTCCATCAAATTGACCAGCAATGAAAGACGAATGGCGAGCCCTTCGAAAGCAGGTGGGTTGCAAGTTATCACCTTGCTTATCGTCCAACCTAAAACATATTTCTCCTGCTGCCCATTGTGCTAAATCATTAACGAGGTCATGCATTACATATCGTGAATTGTTTTTGCTGGATTTTTGAAACAACGACCTCGATAATAGCTCTCGAAAGTAGTCGCGGCCCAAATCCTCCATTTGTTTATTGTG
Encoded proteins:
- the LOC103412733 gene encoding uncharacterized protein codes for the protein MPPNIEFQRTHVECKADAPIHTDTFRYNGAYASMGVDNNLLDSFCDNFKVEVINLTEDEMEFDMISIDPALANAFRRILIAEVPTMAIEKVLIADNTSVIQDEVLAHRLGLIPIKVDPRLFEFTGTMEIIHQMRRTPLFLSSMYNVNEGGQRTSVKSKELIWLPNGSEFPLESQDTNPESSSKQKTYTSFTCSQDSLPEFSDNPIDPTSGDIIIARLGPGQVIELEAHAVKGIGKTHAKWSPVAPVWYRMLPEVKVFDIEDIGNG
- the LOC103447178 gene encoding putative disease resistance RPP13-like protein 1; its protein translation is MALGEVFLAAFLQLLLDRLTPREILDYFGNFRGVGKKLEKWRSTLSTIGAVLSDAEERQLTEGGVKLWLDDLRDLAYAVEDMLDKFAAQMLKRMIEGCDQASTSNKVRRSFYKAQLSFDMNSEMKKITERLQDISERKDKFGLKDTGASAMESRSLQSSGVLDEKLVVGRDGDKGEIIELLSRKYEQVGALNFGVVAIVGMPGVGKTTLAQLVFNHKDDAMKEFEPKVWVSVSDDFNVVRVTKAILESITSGPVKVEEFSKMQHDLSEQLRGKKFLIVLDDIWNKGDYDLYDLWTRLQSPFGVGAGGSKIIVTTRDVNVAKIMGAAGVHNLECMADDDCFKIFERHAFGEINDGKPVNSELIRTKIVEKCRGLPFAARTLGGLLRCKEKDEWGEILNNKLWNIADKSDILPVLKLSYHCLPSNLKRCFAYCSILPNDYEFGEKQLVLLWMAEGLIQQKPEHNKQMEDLGRDYFRELLSRSLFQKSSKNNSRYVMHDLVNDLAQWAAGEICFRLDDKQGDNLQPTCFRRARHSSFIAGQFDGVMRFEDFPKVERLRTFLPLSLSDSRGWSKYLSHKVLFELLPQLQYLRVLSLNGYAITELPESISDLRLLHYLDLSYTDIISLPKSTSTLYNLQTLILEGCSKLKSLPANMSNLINLRHLNNSVAYSLEGMPPQLGKLVNLQSLSNFVVSDDSGQSRIREIEFLLHLCGTLCISRLENVIEVEDARRTNLKCKEGIDSLVLEWSHSSDTREMESAVLDMLQPHTKLKELTIKSYDGNEFSSWVGVPLFSNMVLVRLEECNNCLLLPPLGQLPHLKELYIRGMNAVESVGAEFYGECILPFPLLETLEFVDMQHWKEWLPFQLDHISGTFPCLKTLFVKKCSKLGGKLPENLNSLTKLEIVKCEELVVSIANYKQLRQLNIDGCKVFVHTAAKVEFELLESLCLSNISELLSLQTGELFKKGLTKVRDLKINGCEELMSSLKNEGRLLQQLTSLGRLEIEDNSPLVEELGKEAEELLQLQILECKLECLELNKCENLLKLPEGLNQLSSLQELCIHRCSLLVSFPDIGLPPSLKNIKITECHSLIYFAKFQIPQNLRRIEIRDCKSLKSLVDEEVIGSWPSSFSHNCLEYLKIQECQSLTSLSLSGQLLRTLKHLEMYDCSQLELIAQDEFFCDNTNHCLEYVRIWKCQNLKSLPNGLRHLINLQTLDIYHCESLVSIPRLSKGRIASKLREVEITDCDKLKVLPEYMQNLNSLEELMIDYREGLSCSFPPNLTSLTIWKVKSCKSFWELEWGLHRLTSLRKLWIYGNDPDTVSFPPDMAQMETLLPKSLTDLRIHGFLNLKKLSSKGFQFLTSLQSLSLFKCPKLASIPEECLPLSLRQLWIYGCPMLEERCQRGKGRYWHKISHIPYIDIVGKRI